From the Leptospira sp. WS60.C2 genome, one window contains:
- a CDS encoding helix-turn-helix domain-containing protein, protein MYDPIKDGIHKKFGSVSFCETKPPQKYESIIHSYWEIKSIGVLKEDFILHVIPDACVNILLNLINTKIAAITMRKTEYVTLNLGKQFHYTGIQFLPGMWQGNPKEILSGFVDQPYVGNLPLVQTANQLLNLEFENFSPFFTQLVETLWKQEVIIKNDLVSIILENLDEIESVEDMAAYGNLSPRQLQRKLKQTTGFSPHDFLKILRLQKAFKGHYLDFYTDQSHFIHSFRKITGYTPKEYFKHFDV, encoded by the coding sequence ATGTACGATCCAATCAAAGATGGAATTCACAAAAAATTTGGTTCTGTTTCTTTTTGTGAAACAAAACCACCTCAAAAATATGAATCCATCATCCATTCTTATTGGGAAATCAAATCGATTGGAGTTCTAAAAGAAGATTTTATCCTTCATGTCATACCAGATGCTTGTGTGAACATACTCCTGAATTTAATAAATACAAAAATTGCTGCAATTACGATGAGAAAAACGGAATATGTTACTCTCAATTTAGGTAAACAATTTCACTATACAGGCATTCAATTTTTGCCAGGAATGTGGCAAGGAAATCCGAAGGAAATTCTCTCTGGATTTGTGGACCAACCATATGTTGGAAACTTACCTCTTGTGCAAACGGCAAACCAGCTGTTAAATTTAGAGTTTGAAAATTTTTCTCCATTTTTTACACAGCTTGTTGAAACTTTATGGAAACAAGAAGTGATCATTAAAAACGACTTGGTCAGCATTATCTTAGAAAATCTGGATGAGATTGAGTCAGTGGAGGATATGGCTGCCTATGGAAATTTATCTCCTAGACAATTACAAAGAAAACTCAAACAAACAACAGGCTTTTCTCCTCATGATTTTTTAAAAATCCTACGATTACAAAAAGCATTTAAAGGCCATTATCTCGATTTTTATACAGACCAGTCCCACTTTATCCACTCCTTTCGAAAAATCACAGGTTACACACCAAAAGAATATTTTAAACACTTCGATGTCTGA
- a CDS encoding TetR/AcrR family transcriptional regulator: MRLTLKLLQNEFESYQNPRSEKEKDIVYAAEDIFAELGFSGATTAELAKKAGVTERTLFKYFPTKNDLYKRVLAGLLLSTILPNHMSDLKKRIQTPNPNFKKWFISILKARYDAVAKEPKKLKLLLGAILSSKDFAEIFGQLWKSNLYDTSVETYRFFQAQGEIRKDLDPNQIVRASFSLGASFIITKFILAPKFPIDVDTEIESLYEIFFQGISNQKD, translated from the coding sequence ATGAGACTTACCTTAAAATTGCTACAAAATGAATTTGAATCCTACCAAAATCCACGTTCTGAGAAGGAAAAAGACATAGTGTATGCAGCAGAAGATATTTTTGCAGAGTTAGGATTCAGTGGGGCAACTACAGCAGAATTAGCAAAAAAAGCAGGTGTTACGGAGCGCACCTTGTTTAAATATTTCCCAACAAAAAATGATTTATACAAACGAGTCTTAGCTGGTTTATTACTTTCAACGATTTTACCAAACCATATGTCGGATTTAAAAAAACGAATCCAGACTCCTAATCCAAACTTTAAAAAATGGTTTATTTCGATCTTAAAAGCAAGATATGACGCCGTTGCCAAGGAGCCAAAAAAGCTAAAACTTTTACTAGGAGCAATTCTCTCATCCAAAGATTTTGCTGAGATTTTTGGACAGTTATGGAAATCCAATTTATACGATACTTCAGTAGAAACATATAGATTCTTTCAAGCCCAAGGTGAGATTAGAAAAGATTTAGATCCAAATCAAATTGTAAGAGCCTCCTTTAGTTTGGGAGCAAGTTTTATCATTACGAAATTCATTTTGGCACCGAAGTTTCCCATTGATGTGGATACAGAAATTGAATCCTTATATGAAATATTTTTCCAAGGAATTTCGAATCAAAAAGATTAA
- a CDS encoding glutathione S-transferase family protein: MKIYGDSQSGNCYKLQLVASFLNISYEWIELDIKNGDTKTESFLKLNPNGKIPILLLDDGKVLSESNAILNFLAEGSELVPKDSFEKAKVLQWQFFEQYSHEPYIAVARFIQHYLGIPEERKVEYESKRSGGYKALRVMEIQLEKTPFLIGERLTVADISLFAYTHVAHEGGFDLSEYPKIREWIQRIQNQKNFIPMKSR; the protein is encoded by the coding sequence ATGAAAATTTACGGTGATAGCCAATCAGGCAATTGTTACAAATTACAGTTAGTTGCTTCGTTTTTGAACATTTCTTATGAATGGATTGAATTAGATATTAAAAATGGTGATACGAAAACCGAGTCATTTCTTAAATTAAATCCCAATGGGAAAATTCCCATTCTTTTACTAGATGATGGAAAAGTTTTATCCGAATCAAATGCAATATTGAATTTTTTGGCAGAAGGAAGCGAACTTGTTCCCAAGGATTCATTCGAAAAAGCCAAGGTATTACAATGGCAGTTTTTTGAACAATACAGCCACGAGCCATATATCGCAGTAGCAAGATTCATCCAACACTACTTGGGAATTCCAGAAGAGAGAAAAGTAGAATATGAATCAAAACGATCTGGAGGTTATAAAGCCCTTAGGGTAATGGAAATCCAATTGGAGAAAACACCCTTTTTAATTGGTGAAAGGTTGACTGTGGCAGACATTAGTTTATTTGCTTATACTCATGTGGCTCATGAGGGTGGCTTTGATTTATCGGAATACCCCAAAATAAGAGAATGGATCCAAAGGATTCAGAATCAAAAAAATTTCATTCCGATGAAATCAAGATAA